aaaattaagtataggaattcccgttgtggctcagcagtttaagaagcCGACATAGTCtttgtaaggatgcaggttcagtccctggcctcgttcagtaggttagggatccagcattggcttCGACTCCagttccagcattgctatggctatggcatagattgtcagctgcagcttcaattggacccctagcccaggaacttgcatatgctgcagtaTGATACCTCCAGAGATATTCTAGAGGAGAATACATGACAGAAAAGATATAACTATAGCTTTTAGAAATCCGCTACCTAGATATATTAGAATGAAAATTTAGATCTTATAActtaaagaaaatcttgaaagcagtcaGAGTAAAAATAAACTGGTTACccataaagaaataagaatagaaTTGGCAACAATGGATGCTATAAGGCAATATCTTGGAAGTTCTGAGGGATAATTATTTTGAtcctagaatttaatttttttttttacttttttttcttttttggctgcacttgaggcatgcagaagttcccagtccagggatccaaccagcaccacagcagtgacctgagatgctgcagtgacggtgctggatccttaacctgctgcaccacaacggaaatcCTGATACTAGAATTTTATATACAGCCTCCCTATCATTCAATTTTGAGAGTGGAATGAAACATCTTTGTTTAGCACCTCTAAATTGTTTTTACCAGACAGTGCAAGATTTCTCAGTGTCTGGATAtgtgaattatttttgaaagaatgattTGAGTTGGAAAACATGAATTGGCAAATATTTGactatagcaaaataaaaatgagtcaagaaggaagaaaaaagaaaacaaagctaagTAAATACTGTTgaatactgcaaaaaaaaaaggaattaataatCCAGCTCAATCCCACATAATGTCAATATGTAAGGATAGAAGTAGAAGGTAGAATAGGAAACTGAATGCATATTAAGGTTCTTGTTTATTGGGGTAGGGTGTGGAGTTAGAGAAAAAGATGTAGATATTATTGATAACTACAcgcttatgaaaaataaatttaaataatgtgaCAGGGACAACAACAATATGAAGCAAACAGTAAATTATTTGCAGCATGATATTTATGTTACAGCCTATAAAGTAGGTCCATCTGAAAAATGGTACCCCTATTCTTAGCATCACTAATCTCAATTTGAAAGAGTTATttatgagagttcctgctgtggctcagcagaaacaaatcccactaggaaccatgaggttgcaggttcgatccctggcctggctcagtggattgtggatccggcattgccatgagctgtggtgtaggttgcagacgtgctgtggctctggtgtaggccggtggctacagctctgattagacccctagcctgggaaactccatatgctgtgggtgaggccctaaaaagacaaaaaaaaaaacgaatgaagtaaaataaaataaaatatgacaaatgaacttatctgtgaaacagaaacggactcatagacgtagacaacagacttgtggttgccaaggggatggggaggaagtgggatggatggggagtttgggttggtagatgcaaactgttatgtatagaatggataaacaatgagatcctgctgtagagcacagggaactgtattcaatatcctgtgataaaccataatggaaaagactatgaaaaacaatgtaaatatatgtataactgaattcctttgccatacagcagaaattaacacaacatggtaaatcaactatacttcaataaaatactatttattaaaagcaaaaacataaaataaaaaaaataaacaaacaaaaaataaaataagtgttccTTGGAGAATGTACCTCACCTGAAACAGGATTCTCAAAAGACAGATGTTCAGATGTTCCCTTCTTAAAATCAGATGCCACAACATTCGTAATCGCCAGGCCAATATATAGACTCAAAGTTCAGCATAACACAAGTAAAGCTCTGAATATGGAAGGAAATAGCCTACACCCCAAATGTATTTGCAGGACTTCATTAATATGAACTTTTGTGATCCAGGAAAGCACTTTGGAGGAATCGGCCTTGAAACTGTTAGATTTATGTGGTGGGAAGAACCTAATTCTGGTAAAAATATTCTGGATTTTGAAAGGGAACCTGAGGCTCAATATTTTGGCACCCTCCACAGGTTGCCATTTCCATGGAGCTTGGAGAGGCTTATAGGTTATAGCAAATTACATGCAGGTGCATGAGCTTCCTGGAGAGAGGACAGGTTTACAAGAGATCAGTTTTCCAGAGGGAAACTATGTGTTGAGGAAAGGGAAATGAATTTCTTGAGAATGACTGAATGCAATATCTAATCTGTCCCCTAAAATAATATCATAATCTTCAGCTAGAGTGAAGGCTTCTGAAGGCCACATCATAAATTAAGTTTTGATGCAAGACTGTCTCTGAGTAGGTTTGGCAAGTCAATGAATGTATCTTACAATTATTTCCCTATTCTTTGAATAGATCAAttgaatatatgtacacacagcatctgaaaaaaaaactcatgtatATTATACTATAAGATCCCCTACATCacagacaaaataaaatcatatttaaaatgaatttcaaggaTAAAAGCAAGTCTAAAAGATTTGAAGGATTCTGGTTCTCCATAATTTTATCATCTAATTACCTGGTCTGACCCATACAACAAACACATGTTGCATATGGTCATGGACTTCTATGATACCACTTAGTAGTATCCTCAATGGAAACCTCAGTACAAGCTATATTAACTCTATTAGAGCATCTAGCACTTGGCTTGGAGCCCTTCTCCAAGTCCACCTCGGACTGTTGCCCTTAAAGTCAACCAGTTGGCACAGGAATCTGGACTAACCACCCATGGAGACTCTCAACTCTGTGTGTGACACCCAGCCTCTACTGAGGGATTGCAAACCAAGGAAACTAGGACCATCAGTGCACCATATGCAAACAAGAAGGACCCTGGAATAGGGAATGCCCTCACAGCCCCTGAGGGGGTAGAAATGGAAGATCCCAGCCACTACCCTCAAAGGCAGATGGTCCAATCAGATGAATAATGGTGGAGCCAAAGGCTACTAAGTTGTCACTCCAATTGACCTCTGAGGAGCCCTGGCTGACATGGTTCATAAGGTAAAGGCCTTTCAAATTCTTAGTCCATGTCCATGCCACCTACTCAATTCTGAACACCAGATCAGGCGAACTTGCTCACcagaattataaaattatggGGGTAGCAGGCAAGGCCTCAAAATAGGTATTCACAGAGCCATTAGAATGTAAATCAGATGAAAATATGCCTATAAATTCCGTCCTGTAAGTCTCCAAATGCCCTATACCTCCGCTAGGAAGAGATATCTTAAAAACTGGGTGTACTGCCCACCTGATGAAAGACAAGATGGAGACTGGTGTCCCTTAGAAAGACAAAGGGCATAAGATGATAATGTGAATGGCTGAGGACCAACCTCCCTGGAGTAAATCTCAAGGTCTGGGCACAGGGACAGGTGGGACGAACTATAGGAGATACTCCCAGAATTCATCAATGGAAAACTTGCCCAATAGAAAACAGTATGTACTCTGTCAGGAGGTCTTTTTTGAACATTGAACCTGTTACAAAACTTAACTGACCAGTGCTTTATCAGACCATTTCACAATCAGCCTATAGTACCCTCAGTCTGCTCATGAAGAAACCCAATGGAGAATTCTGGATGGGACAGGACCTCAGGCCAGTCAATGAAGCCACTAAGAATATACATTAAGGAGTCTCTAATCCCTACACCCTGATAACCACTCTGTCATACACTTGGATCTGTATTCtgtgttaaatttaaaagatgactTCTTTTGTATCCCATTAGCCCCACAATCATGAGGAATGTTTGCCTTTTGAGTGGCAGAAtctaaacacaacaaaaacaataatactgTTCACCAGTCCTGCCCCGGGGTTCAAAACTCAGGAGGAAAATTAGCTACAGATCCCCCACAATCTCTGAGGAAAATTAGCTAAAGACCTAAAAGAGCCATATCTGGAGTAGGAACCCTCTTCCAAGTATGTAGATGACATTCTGATCTCCAGTCTTATGTAATGGTTAATTGAGGTCATGGTAAATCCTGGCATGGAAAGTACAATCAGTCAGATAGTGGAGACGTGCCCCATCTGCACAATGAACAACCCCATATCAGATCCCTAAGAGGCCCCCAGATAAGGCCCCTTCAGGTCAGAGGGAAATATGCTGGAGAAAACTGGCAGATTTTACTGTCTTGCTGAGAGTCCTGGGGAATTTCAGGTATCTCTGGGACTATGGACACATTTTCTGGGTGTGTAGAAGGACTTCCTGCTAGATCTGAAATGGCAGCTGAAGTGGCTCAGGCTTTACTGAAATAATCCCCAGGTTTGGGCTCCAAAGTCTCTACAAAGGGATAATAATCCAGCATTTGTGTCTCAAGTGACAAAAGGATAATGAGTTCCCCGTAAATAAAATGGACCTCAGTCATCAGAGAAAGTAGATCCAATCAGACCTTGAAAGGGCCTTAGCCAAGCTACCTAAAAAACTCTAGAAAACTGGGTCAAGTTGCTTCTGATTAATCTGCTCTGCAGGCAGTTAGCCCCAAGCGATAAGTTACAGTTAAATGCATTTGAACTCCTGTAGGGTAGACCTATTGCCCAAGCCCAAGAGAAGGGACACCTTAACATTCCTGAAGTGAAACCACTCAAATCCGCCTTCCAGGTAGAAGAAATCGCGAAAGCTCTCACATGATATTTAAATTAGATGCTGCCTGCCCCAACCAACTCAGCAGGACAGAAAGCAGAGAGGCATTTGTCACCAGCAAAGCCCTTTAACaacttttgataaataaaaacagaatctgCTAATAAAATGCAGGATCACCTTTTCCGTTGCCTTCGTGTGTAATCCAGTTTTCCTTGCCCACTTGCAGAGTGTGGTGTGTAGAGACCCGGCGCTTTGGACTGGAGCTCCTCCTGCGAAAGGGCCTGATCACACCTCAGCCCAGTGACCTTGCGCTGAAGCACTTGGTATGACACTGCAATTCAAGATAGCGAGCGGCCTGGGGAGAAGTGCTGTGCCCAGCCTGACCCCTGGAGCCTGAGCTGCTCATAGGTCCTGGCCTCACGAactccgccccctcccctccccatgctgatgagaactcctcaccctcccctccctgctgaggAGAACCCCATCCACTGCCTTCACCCTCCTTGAGAACCCCGCCCACTGCCTGTCTGTCAGGACGAACCTGTGCACTAGGAAACCACAGCAtgcctctctgtttttttgttttgttttgttttgttttttgtctttttagggccacaccagggcatatggaggttccaaggctaggagtccattcggagctgtagctgccggcctacaccacagccacagcaacgccagatctcaactgcatctacaacctacaccaaagctcacagcaatgctggatccttaacccactgagcacgctGATgcatcgaatccacgtcctcatggatactattcaggtttgctaccactgagagACTACAGGAACTGCATGCTTCTCTATTCTTTGATCAAAGTATAATGCTtccagagttccagttgtgactcagtGCTGGTACCCGacaagtatccttgaggatatccttagatccctggccttgctaagtgggttaaggatctagtgttgccttgagctgaggtgcaggtcgtAAAGGAAgtctggatcctgagttgctgtagctgtggcatgggctggcagctacagcacaaATTCCaccgtagcctgggaacatccatatgccacaggtgcagccttaaaaagaaaataatactaataatgataataataataataataataaaagaacaaagcttcCCTTTGCGTTTGAACTGAACCCAACTCAAAGAGTCCGTAATAATATCACGTATAAACTTCTAACCAGTAGGGAAGGGAAGTGGATAAATCGATCTTTCCTTTTCCTAGTTATTTAGATTGTTTGGAAAAGGAAAGCATACTCTCTATTAGAAGGTCCAATGACATCAAGAAAGCATCTGTGGTGGGCAGCTTGTAAATTCCCTCTCAAAGTATGAAACAGTTTCTTTTTGGACATTGTAttaaaaagaagggaggggggaggtgaaggcagggaggagaaagaaaataaaacattaatgaggggaaaggaaagggtaTGAATTtgaaaggaataagaaagaaTATTAGCATTCCAGAGTCAGCCTTAAAGGTATACAatcaaaaggtgaaaaaaaaaaaaaaatgaaaggctgCACCATGATTCATTCCAGGTATGGGCTGGAAGGGAAAATTTTCCCACTAGTTTCTCCAGAAATCAGCAGAGACTCAACTAAAAAGAAACGCAGTGAACCCCAATAGTGCTATGGAGTCCATTCTGTTCCAGTCAAATGGAACTTCTAAAAAAGCAGGACGATTAAAATTCAATACAGAAATACCTGCAAAAAGagatttttgtaatatatatgttacattaaataagcaaattatacaaaatatatgcaaatacatatacatatcatgtcaatgaacaagaaaaataatcataaaacaaTACATACCTCTGTTTACGAAAGAGCCCTGGATTAGTGTTATGGTCCCAAATGCAACTATTAACAGGTTTTTAGAATTAGCTAATTAAAAACAgtttacaggtttttttaaacttttttaatttttttattttttttgtcttttgtgtttttaatgctgaacccatggcatatggaggttcccaggctcggggtttcatcggagctgtagctgctggcctacaccacagccgcaggaatgctagattcaagccacatctgtgacctacaccacagctatggcaatgccatatctttaacccactgagcgaggccaaggattgaacccactactacgtggttcctagtcggatcgtttccactgcactacaatgggaactccatacatgtattttctttgttttaaacaaattgaaaagtcACCTGGAAATTAAATCTCTGTCAATTCTCTAAAGTGGTTCTGATTATGGAGGGAGACTTTGGGGGAAGGCTTTCCCCAGGGTCATTAACCTTTTAAATCATTCTCTTTAAAGTGACCCAACAAGAAGTAGGATAAACAGCATTTGTTGCCAAAAGTACTATGAAATGACAGGTTTCAGCTGGTGAGAAACAGACTGGGAGCAACAAAGACATGACTTCTACCAAACTTTGAGGTTTTTGTCAGAGATTCTTTGAAATTAATTATTCACAATTCTTAAGGCATCACTCTtaactttattttggaaaagcaCACCCAAATtatcagaagagagagaaaaataaaacaaaactcaagcCCAGGGCAATACTGGtgagatattttttcttctaaaattagtATTAAACTTTGTGGACAAAGAGGATTTAATCAAATATCTATATTTGATTGCTTGTGATATAATTTCAAGATActgtataattataattttatggaTGATGATAAGATAATGAAGTGCATCCATACAAGCCTATGAGAGGGTGTATTCCTGATTATGAGTAAGAAAATGCCAGAATTTCAAAGGAAAGTGAGGCATTATCATGTTGAAATGctcagaaaggggaggaaggtaTTGATTCACGGAGAAAGAGGAATTTCTCATGGGCATTAGAGAATGGACGATGGAGGCACAATTGTTAGGCTTGTGTTTAAATGCAGTTTCTAGATAAGAACCAAGGAACATTATTCACAGTTGTCAAAAActgctatggggagttcccgtcgtagcgcagtggttaaggaatctgactaggaaccatgaggttgtgggtttggtccctgcccttgctcagtgggttaacgatccggcgttgccgtgagctgtggtgtaggttgcagacgcggctcggatcccgagttgctgtggctctggtgtgggccagtggctacagctccgattggacccctagcctgggaacctccatatgccacgggagcggcccaaagaaatagcaaaaagacaaaaaaaaaaaatgctatgatttGAGCTCTCTTAAAAGGAAAGGCTCTCTCAGTGGGGAATAGTATATTTTCTGCAAttcaggaggaaaaacaaaagggtAACATAAACATGTAAAACAAGGGAATGTGTTTGAGTGtgattttgaattattattattaccttattcttgttatcattattttgtcttatataaGAGAAGACgttaatataattaaatagaCTAATATAAGTCTAACATACAGATCTGAGGAAACACAGCCCTGTAGTTTCCCATAAGCTCGAAAAGCCAGGCCCAACATTGCTGCAGGGGATAGAGGAGAGCCCAGTGTTCAATAGGGACTGTAAGCCCTGAACTTGAACTTGACAGATCTTTGGAAGACATAATTCCTGATGCTTACCTAAGACAGCATGCAATTCTACCCCAGCCCAGAACTAAAGGAATTGTTAACATTGGTAGCTTGGTTTGAAGAGTCACTTCTGAGCCCATTTAATCAAAACTATGTCCCAAAGCCCTTTCCACACATAGTTTGCAGTGACCTTACTAGAGTGTTTAAACTTTCACTAAGTGGAGAGGCATAACTTAATAAATATGAAAGAGTGGTGAGATTAAGAGCAGAGTTGTTTCTCCCCCccaacttatttatttctttacattaagagacgaatgtgggagttcccgtcatggcacagtggaaacaaattcaactaggaatcatgaggttgcgggtttgatccctagtctcactcagtgggttaaggatctggtgttgccatgagctgtggtctaggtcacagatgaagctcagatccagtgtggttgtggtgtaggctggcagccacagctctgattcaacccctagcctgggaacctctgtatgccatgggtgccgtcctaaaaaaaaaaaaaaaaaaaaaaaaaaaacaaagagtctaCTGTGGAATGTTTAAAATACCAAGGCAAAATAATTCCTGGGGAATCCTGAAACACAGTTTGAAGAtgaaatttccctttctttcattgCAAATCCAACAGCTCCTGGTGTAtcttcagaagtttttttttttttttttattgcattcacttcctttgtttctgcctcCTTTTCAGAGTCTGATGGTTTTCCAAACTGAAAGAATTGATTTGATTCCATAGTAGAAATAGCAGTTAATATTATATAAACTTTCTTATTTTGCAAATGGAATAACAGAAGCCCAGGAAGCTAAAGGATTTATTTAGAGATACAGCAACCATATCTCAGAATCCAGATTTGTATAATTTTGATTTACCTTCTTCTACTCCACACTACTTCTTGACCATAAAAGCTTTATATTAAATAGGGGATCAAAAATTCATGCATGCAAAGATCAGAATTTTCAAAGGAGAAGCTTCTGCCGGCTTATCAAGTCCCAACTAATTGAGCCCTCATGGCAGTATTCAGAAGGGAAAATGTCGGGAGTATGTTTTGACTTCTGTATACAAAGTAAGATGCTAAATTTTAtaagttagagaaaaacaaatatggtatcacttatatgtgaaatatgaaaaataaacaaaccagaaaatataacaaaaaagcagacacacagatctagagaacaaattagtggttgccagtggggagcaGTGGGGAGGGGCACTTCAGATCTCAGGGAGTGGGAAGTACAAAACAGTAGGTTAGGTGTAAGATAGGCTCGAATTgatattgtataacacagggaatatagacagtattttgtaataactaaacagaaattatcattttaaaattttatgagaataagatcattttttcaaaatataaacattacCATATCCTCAAACTCAAAAGGTATCTCAAATTTAGGTTGAGTGCCTTTGAAGGATTACAAAGAAGTAAATTgttagaaacaaaggaaagaaccTTAATGAAAGATGAGGGAGGTGAACTCAGGGTTAGGTGTGTGCTTAGAGGAGTTTATTTCTCTagactctgtttcctcatcagatGTAAATGACTAGACTATCATTCTGAAGTAAGATGATCAGAACatggatttcaatttttttgttataCAAGTCAACCTGCTGGaagcaccttttatttttttctccatttttaactaTTCTGctgattcatttcatttattttgagttaTACATAAATGTTGGTggtctttgttatatttttctttcacattagtTAATGATCTCTTGGGAATTTGGCCTTCTAGAGTAACTCCATGGAGAAGATAAACAATGTAACTGAATTTGTTTTCTGGGGTCTTTCTCAGAACCTCAAGGTTGAGAAAGTGTGTTTCATCGTGTTCTCTTTCTTCTACTCTGTCATCCTTctgggaaacctgctcatcatgcTCACAGTTTATGTGGGCAAACTTTTCAAGTCCccaatgtatttctttctcaacTACCTGTCTTTTGTGGACGTTTGTTACTCTTCAGTCATAGCTCCTAAGATGATTGTTGACTTATTGGCCAAGACCAAAACGATCTCCTATGATGGGTGCATGTTGCAGCTCTTTGCGGCACACTTCTTGGGTTGCACTGAGATCTTCATCCTTACTGTAATGGCCTATGATCGTTATGTGGCTATCTGTAAACCCCTACACTATATGACCATCATGGACGGAGAGAGATGCAATAAAATGTTGCTGGGGACCTGGTTAGGTGGGTTCTTGCACTCCATTATCCAAGTGGCTCTAGTAGTCCAACTACCCTTCTGTGGGCCCAATGAGATCGATCACTACTTCTGTGATATTCACCCTCTGCTGAAACTTGCCTGCGCAGACACATACGTCATTGGTGTCGTTGTGATAGCCAACAGTGGTATCATCACTCTGGTGAGCTTTGTTATCTTGATAATCTCCTACATCTTTATCCTGGTGTACCTGAGAAAGCAGTCAGCAGAAGGCAGGCACAAAGCTctttccacctgtggctcccacattgctgtggtcatCATCTTTTTTGGTCCCTGTACATTCATGTATATGCGTCCTGAAACTACCTTTtcagaggacaagatggtggctTTGTTTTATACCATCATCACCCCTATGTTAAACCCCATGATTTATACACTGAGAAATGCAGAAGTAAAAAATGCAATGAAGAAACTGTGGGGCAGGTGGATTTTCTGGGAAGTAAAGGTAAATAGTTGGAAGTAACAATACAAGGTGGATGAACTTCAATGTTCTCATCTGCACAGGGAAGGCAATAATAACCTCATAGGGATGTTTTTGGAGGAGcaaatgagagaataaaatgGTCTATAGaagtaagatattttaaaatcactcttACTTTATTGGTTTGAAAAGTCTATAagcataattttctaaaatatcaagGACAAAGAAATCTCATTAAACTCAGAAGTTCAGCATGATCATACTCAGCACCATGATTTTCTCCTCCCCATTTCCCCATTTGCCAATGTCTTTAAAGAATGAGAGTCCTCTGTGAAGTAAGGCTGTTTTCTAGTATTTAAAACCATGATCGTTACATACTGTGCACTCAAAAGTATATGCTGTATGAATGAAAAGCTACATGGAAGATGACATAGATCTGAGGTGTTCTGATACAAATCCTCTAAAACAGTGAAAACTAAGTTTCCTGAGGTTGGGATGGTGGGCTATATGTGCAGAACGTCAACGAGATAAAGAACAGATTTGGCAAACAAAAGACCTATCCTTGTCCTCTGGTTTGGAGAaaaaggttttttctttctctagctcAGTTTCTTCACCCAAACAATAAGTTGGAAAAAACTACCTCTAAGATCCCCAGTTTAACCTTAACATCCCATGAATGCACTTCTGCTAATTGACTCATCTTTACTAGTACTCTGTAGCTAGAGAACCTGTCCCTATTAATGTAAAGTGACTAACAGGAAATGCTCATgaaactgaaggaaaacaaaatatttctaatgaatACATGATTGTGCCTCAATCAAGAGGGTCAACACAATTTGCTGAAATGCATGGTTGGGAAATCATATTCCCTCCACTGTTTGAACCAAGCAACTTTACTGAAAATCGTGAGCCATTTATCACTGCTTCCTTGATTAGCATGACCTGATTTCCAACTGTGGATTCTAGAGACATTTGCTCTGAACAAATAAACATATCTTTCTCATGTGAACTGACACTTCCTGGTGCTATATTCCTCCTTCACTTCACCCAACCTGAGATCACATCACTGATTATCTCTCTGCaagtgtttcattgttttttcgaTAAATCTTATTATTCAAGTTGCTGCCCATACCTGGGTCTGTGTTTATTgttgtggagtgtgtgtgtgtgtgtgtgtgtgtgtgtatacaagtgtgtgtgtgtgtgtgtgtgcatgtgtgtgtattttgcacTCACACATTAGGTTGAGGACTGTAATGTAgtcctttaaaaaatgatctcTA
This region of Sus scrofa isolate TJ Tabasco breed Duroc unplaced genomic scaffold, Sscrofa11.1 Contig511, whole genome shotgun sequence genomic DNA includes:
- the LOC110258856 gene encoding olfactory receptor 4S2-like, yielding MEKINNVTEFVFWGLSQNLKVEKVCFIVFSFFYSVILLGNLLIMLTVYVGKLFKSPMYFFLNYLSFVDVCYSSVIAPKMIVDLLAKTKTISYDGCMLQLFAAHFLGCTEIFILTVMAYDRYVAICKPLHYMTIMDGERCNKMLLGTWLGGFLHSIIQVALVVQLPFCGPNEIDHYFCDIHPLLKLACADTYVIGVVVIANSGIITLVSFVILIISYIFILVYLRKQSAEGRHKALSTCGSHIAVVIIFFGPCTFMYMRPETTFSEDKMVALFYTIITPMLNPMIYTLRNAEVKNAMKKLWGRWIFWEVKAAVFSSFSCALTDQLPVWSEQGFEIVISFSVLSGEEVSPD